The Setaria italica strain Yugu1 chromosome IX, Setaria_italica_v2.0, whole genome shotgun sequence genome has a window encoding:
- the LOC101785236 gene encoding acylamino-acid-releasing enzyme 2: protein MDMTTSQEYAFQSKLLQEFTNVPSIDSAWVLKTNNKDISTAMFSISQPDLLANSTRKYTMYSHITRAGTNSLDFQWSPFPTEMTGVSVIVPSPSGSKLLVVRNGEKGCPTKLEIVDQSHMEKEIHVGQSMHGPLYTDEWFHGISWNQEETLIAYIAEAPPQPRTAFNDCGYRKEDSSEEDCNSWKGQGDWEEDWGERYCRKGRPSLFVLDIASGEVRAAKGIATSLSVGQVVWAPSSSSGSQKYLVFVGWLEHNGFQNTARKLGIKYCSNRPCALYAIASPFEGPEPDTKRVSDSKSDSAAAAQNLTASINSAFFPRFSRDGKILVFLSAKQAVNSGAHNATNSLHKINWPSDWKMDKQLNVTEVVPIVMCPEDDCFPGLYCSSILSNPWLSDGCTMILTSAWRSTEVILSIDVLSGKVTRITPEDSHYSWSVLAIDGDNVLAVSSSPIDPPHIRYGRQVTPEGQEHRWTWDEVDSPLVTASNKVKSLLSHHSVTILKIPVANSSDDLSDGGKLPFEAIFVSCKDSSHSPTVVILHGGPHSVSVSSYVKSSAFLASLGFNLLIVNYRGTPGFGEEALQSLPGKVGSQDVQDCLTAVDHVINEKLIDASKVAVVGISHGGFLTTHLIGQAPDRFVVAAARNPVCNLSLMIGTTDIPDWCYMVACGPESKQYASESPSPDHLHLFYQKSPIAHISKVKAPLLMLLGGADLRVPASNGLQYARALRERGGGVKIMMFPEDIHEIIIPRSDFESFLNIGVWFKKHME from the exons ATGGATATGACGACATCTCAAGAATATGCTTTCCAATCCAAGTTACTGCAAGAATTCACCAACGTCCCGAGCATTGACAGTGCTTGGGTTCTCAAAACCAACAACA AAGACATATCCACAGCAATGTTCTCCATTAGCCAGCCAGACCTACTGGCGAACAGCACCAGAAAATACACTATGTATTCTCATATTACAAGAGCTGGTACCAACTCTCTGGATTTCCAATGGTCTCCCTTTCCCACTGAAATGACTGGAGTGTCCGTCATTGTCCCATCCCCATCGGGATCAAAGCTTCTTGTAGTGCGAAATGGAGAGAAAGGTTGCCCTACTAAGCTTGAAATTGTTGATCAATCGCATATGGAGAAGGAGATACATGTTGGTCAGTCCATGCATGGTCCACTTTATACCGATGAATG GTTTCATGGTATTTCTTGGAATCAAGAAGAGACTTTGATAGCGTACATTGCTGAAGCTCCACCCCAACCAAGAACAGCTTTCAATGATTGTGGATATAGAAAGGAAGATTCTTCTGAGGAAGACTGTAATAGCTGGAAAGGACAAGGGGATTGGGAAGAAGACTGGGGTGAAAGATACTGCAGAAAAGGGAGACCCTCATTGTTTGTTCTTGACATTGCCAG TGGAGAAGTGCGAGCGGCTAAAGGCATTGCGACATCGTTGAGTGTTGGCCAAGTTGTTTGGGCTCCATCATCTTCAAGTGGCAGCCAAAAGTATTTAGTTTTCGTTGGATGGTTAGAGCACAACGGGTTTCAGAACACTGCTAGAAAACTAGGTATCAAGTACTGTTCTAACAGGCCATGTGCTCTTTATGCGATTGCTAGCCCTTTTGAAGGACCAGAACCTGACACTAAACGAGTTAG TGATAGTAAATCAGACTCCGCTGCAGCAGCACAGAATTTAACAGCAAGCATCAATAGTGCTTTCTTTCCACGGTTCAG CCGGGATGGAAAAATCCTAGTCTTCCTATCTGCAAAACAGGCTGTAAATAGTGGAGCACATAATGCAACGAATTCTCTGCATAAGATCAACTGGCCTTCTGATTGGAAAATGGATAAACAACTTAATGTTACTGAAGTG GTGCCTATTGTAATGTGCCCTGAAGATGATTGTTTTCCGGGTCTTTACTGTTCATCCATTCTGTCCAATCCTTGGCTTTCTGATGGATGCACGATGATACTAACATCTGCTTGGAGAAGTACCGAAGTGATATTATCAATAGATGTTTTAAG TGGAAAAGTAACAAGAATTACTCCAGAAGACTCACATTACTCTTGGAGTGTCCTTGCAATAGATGGTGACAATGTTCTTGCTG TGTCAAGTAGTCCCATCGACCCTCCTCACATCAGGTATGGACGCCAAGTGACACCAGAGGGGCAAGAACACAGATGGACTTGGGATGAAGTTGATAGTCCGTTGGTTACGGCCAGCAATAAG GTTAAGTCCTTGTTATCGCATCACAGTGTCACTATACTTAAAATTCCTGTCGCTAACTCCTCAGATGACCTCTCTGATG GTGGCAAACTTCCATTTGAGGCCATTTTTGTGTCCTGCAAGGATAGTTCACACAGTCCAACTGTTGTAATCCTTCATGGTGGTCCACACTCGGTGTCTGTGTCAAGCTACGTGAAATCATCAGCATTTCTTGCTTCACTTGGATTCAACCTGCTAATTGTTAATTATCG AGGTACACCGGGTTTTGGAGAGGAGGCTTTACAATCGCTTCCCGGAAAAGTCGGTTCTCAG GACGTCCAAGACTGTCTTACAGCCGTAGATCACGTCATCAATGAAAAGCTAATAGATGCTTCTAAAGTAGCTGTTGTTGGGATTTCACATGGTGGATTCTTGACAACTCATCTGATTGGTCAG GCTCCAGATAGATTTGTGGTGGCAGCTGCTCGGAATCCTGTCTGCAACCTGTCGCTGATGATTGGCACCACAGACATTCCAGACTGGTGTTACATGGTGGCCTGCGGACCTGAATCGAAGCAATATGCCTCTGAATCCCCTTCACCTGACCATCTTCACCTCTTCTATCAGAAATCACCAATTGCCCATATCTCAAAA GTGAAAGCGCCCCTTCTTATGCTTCTTGGAGGAGCTGATCTTCGAGTACCAGCTTCTAATGGCCTACAG TATGCAAGGGCCCTGAGAGAAAGGGGTGGCGGGGTCAAAATTATGATGTTCCCAGAGGACATACACGAAATCATCAT ACCTCGGTCCGATTTTGAAAGCTTCCTCAACATTGGAGTATGGTTCAAGAAACATATGGAATAA
- the LOC101784436 gene encoding acylamino-acid-releasing enzyme 1: MVVLTTAFITCAKFHCRSSIAAANLLLVSASHSRACAPPRGPLLRRRIDKVSLRSIAMATTQASEAEADKGLPLGMDATMVDEYASQSKLLQEFVKIPSCGKAWIFNSKDENTSRAVVSIGQSDLLGNKRRKFLLNSHISKSASKSVDFHWSPFPTEISGVSAVIPSPSGEKLLLVRNSEDDSPTKLEIWGSCQLKNEIHIAKSVHGSLYTDEWFEGISWNQEETFVAYVAEEPPQPKPVFNDYGFKKEGSSEKDCKSWKGQGDWEETWGETYSKKRIPALFVVNISSGEVRPVKGIPRSLSVGQVIWAPSPSYGLVFVAWSSDNGFQHTPRKLGIKYCYNRPCALYAAPHPFREEAEKPSTEGDKGETTTMIKLTADLNSAFFPRFSPDGKYLVFISAKSAVDSGAHNATNSMHRIEWPTDGKLDGSLGVADVVPIVMCPKENCFPGLYCFGLLRDPWLTDGRTMILSSVWGSKEVVLSINVVSCEVLRVSPQDSDCSWNVLALDKNDILAVSSSLITLPQIYYGIKVSQIESHWEWQEVSTPLPKLSDEISSILSEHKFSILKVPISNLSDKLADGAKLPFEAIFVSHKDSASNPTIVVLHGGPHSVYPSSYSKSLAFLFSQGYNLLVVNYRGSLGFGEEALQSLPGNIGSQDVNDVLTALDLVIRRGLIDPSKVAVVGGSHGGFLTTHLIGQAPDTFVAAAARNPVCNLQLMVGTTDIPDWCFVEIYGKEGKKYFSESPSVDDLCQFHQKSPISHISKVKTPTLFLLGAQDLRVPVSNGLQYARALKERGIESKTIVFPEDIHGIDKPQSDFESFLNIGVWFKKHLSK; the protein is encoded by the exons ATGGTGGTTTTGACTACGGCCTTCATCACCTGCGCCAAATTCCACTGCCGCTCCTCCATTGCGGCTGCGAATTTACTCCTCGTCTCGGCCTCTCATTCCCGCGCTTGTGCTCCGCCCCGCGGACCACTGCTGCGGCGCAG AATTGACAAGGTCTCACTGCGCTCAATAGCAATGGCTACCACACAAGCCTCAGAAGCAGAAGCTGACAAAGGATTGCCTTTGGGGATGGATGCAACCATGGTCGATGAGTATGCCTCCCAGTCAAAGTTGCTGCAAGAATTTGTTAAGATCCCCAGTTGTGGCAAGGCTTGGATCTTCAATTCCAAGGATG AAAACACATCCAGAGCAGTGGTTTCCATTGGCCAATCAGATCTTTTGGGAAATAAGAGGAGAAAATTCCTTTTGAATTCTCACATTTCAAAGAGTGCCTCAAAGTCCGTCGATTTCCACTGGTCTCCCTTCCCAACTGAAATAAGTGGAGTGTCAGCAGTAATTCCATCGCCATCTGGAGAAAAACTTCTTCTAGTACGCAATTCTGAGGATGATTCCCCTACAAAATTAGAGATTTGGGGGTCATGCCAATTAAAGAATGAGATACATATTGCAAAATCTGTTCATGGATCACTCTATACTGATGAATG GTTTGAAGGGATATCTTGGAACCAGGAAGAGACTTTTGTAGCCTATGTTGCCGAGGAACCTCCTCAACCAAAGCCAGTGTTCAATGATTACGGATTCAAGAAGGAAGGCTCATCTGAAAAGGACTGCAAGAGCTGGAAGGGACAAGGGGATTGGGAGGAAACCTGGGGAGAAACCTATTCGAAGAAAAGGATACCTGCACTGTTTGTTGTCAACATATCCAG TGGTGAAGTTCGACCTGTGAAGGGAATACCTAGATCATTAAGTGTTGGTCAAGTGATTTGGGCACCATCACCTTCATATGGCTTGGTTTTTGTTGCATGGTCATCTGACAATGGTTTCCAACATACTCCAAGAAAGCTTGGTATTAAATACTGCTACAACAGACCTTGTGCTCTGTATGCTGCTCCTCATCCTTTCAGGGAAGAAGCTGAGAAACCATCAACCGA GGGCGATAAGGGTGAAACTACAACTATGATCAAATTAACAGCAGACCTGAACAGTGCCTTTTTCCCACGGTTCAG TCCGGATGGGAAGTATCTTGTGTTCATCTCAGCGAAGAGTGCTGTAGATAGTGGAGCACACAATGCCACAAATTCAATGCATAGAATTGAGTGGCCTACAGATGGGAAACTGGATGGGAGCCTTGGTGTTGCTGACGTG GTGCCCATTGTGATGTGCCCCAAAGAGAACTGTTTCCCTGGGCTGTACTGCTTTGGCTTGCTTAGGGATCCATGGCTAACTGATGGACGGACTATGATTCTATCTTCTGTTTGGGGCAGTAAGGAAGTAGTACTTTCCATAAATGTTGTGAG CTGTGAAGTTTTAAGAGTTAGTCCTCAGGATTCAGATTGTTCATGGAATGTTCTTGCACTTGACAAGAATGACATTCTTGCAG TTTCCAGCAGCCTTATTACACTCCCTCAAATATACTATGGAATTAAGGTTTCTCAGATTGAAAGCCATTGGGAGTGGCAAGAAGTTTCAACTCCTCTGCCAAAGCTTTCAGATGAG ATAAGCTCCATATTATCAGAACATAAGTTCAGCATACTCAAAGTCCCGATTAGCAACCTTTCCGACAAACTTGCAGATG GGGCTAAGCTGCCTTTTGAGGCTATTTTTGTGTCGCATAAGGATTCTGCAAGTAATCCAACAATTGTTGTTCTTCATGGTGGACCACACTCAGTTTACCCATCAAGTTATTCCAAATCCTTGgcttttcttttttcgcaggGATATAATCTTCTTGTTGTGAACTACAG GGGTTCATTAGGCTTTGGGGAAGAAGCACTGCAATCCCTTCCTGGAAATATCGGTTCTCAG GATGTCAATGATGTATTGACGGCTTTGGACCTTGTTATAAGGAGAGGACTAATAGATCCATCTAAAGTTGCCGTAGTTGGAGGTTCACATGGAGGTTTCTTGACCACTCATTTGATCGGCCAG GCTCCAGATACATTTGTTGCAGCAGCTGCTCGAAACCCAGTCTGTAACTTACAATTGATGGTGGGTACCACTGACATCCCTGATTGGTGCTTTGTCGAGATTTATggaaaagaagggaaaaagtACTTCTCAGAGTCTCCTTCAGTAGATGATCTTTGTCAATTCCACCAGAAGTCACCAATATCACATATTTCAAAG GTCAAAACACCTACACTCTTTCTCCTTGGAGCGCAAGATCTCAGGGTTCCTGTTTCTAATGGCCTGCAG TATGCAAGGGCTTTGAAGGAGAGGGGAATCGAATCCAAAACTATTGTCTTCCCAGAAGATATCCACGGAATTGACAA GCCTCAGTCTGATTTCGAAAGCTTCCTCAACATAGGGGTTTGGTTCAAGAAGCACTTGAGCAAATAA